Proteins encoded by one window of Macaca fascicularis isolate 582-1 chromosome 10, T2T-MFA8v1.1:
- the OCSTAMP gene encoding LOW QUALITY PROTEIN: osteoclast stimulatory transmembrane protein (The sequence of the model RefSeq protein was modified relative to this genomic sequence to represent the inferred CDS: inserted 1 base in 1 codon; deleted 1 base in 1 codon): MPGHPGAAEHLVKTRWRSWDLGLWKALAPLQAAWDAFSQPVPANCSQLLTQLFLCASLAAAAAGLVYHWLAFLLLYPPGPSGMVATVCGLLVFLSLGLVPPVRCLLALSVPTLGTEQGRRLLLSYSTATLAVVVVPNILANVGAAGQVLRCVTEGSLESLLNTTQQLHAASRTLGPAGQAGGRGLTFEAQDNGSAFYLHMLRVTQQVLEDFSGLESLARAAALGTQRVVTVLFMLGLLVESAWYLHCYLTDLRFDNIYATQQLTQRLAQAQATHLVAPPPTWLLQAARLRLSQEELLSCLLRLGLLALLLVATAVAVATDHVAFLLAQATVDWAQKLPTVPITLTVKYDVAYTVLGFIPFLFNQPPPESPFLSVHSSYQWELGLTSARCPLLPARRPRAAAPLAAGALQLLAGSTVLLEAYARRLRHAIAASFFTAQEARRVRHLHARLQRRHDRHQGQQLSLGAPSCXPTPRPACKPPAWIDCRLDALRTESREGEGKELWSCRDLSCSLGPVPPPCVTLGRSLHRSELRLPPLHNDCIFTIDGTCFPRRDVVRMEGNTGRDRPG, translated from the exons ATGCCAGGCCACCCAGGAGCAGCTGAGCACCTTGTCAAGACCAG GTGGAGGTCCTGGGACTTGGGGCTCTGGAAGGCCCTCGCCCCACTGCAGGCTGCCTGGGACGCCTTCTCCCAGCCTGTTCCGGCCAACTGTAGCCAGCTGCTGACCCAGCTCTTCCTGTGTGCCTCCCTGGCCGCTGCTGCTGCAGGTCTGGTTTATCACTGGCTGGCATTCTTGCTGCTTTATCCTCCTGGACCTTCAGGCATGGTGGCCACTGTCTGTGGCCTCCTGGTCTTCCTGAGCCTGGGCCTGGTGCCCCCAGTCCGCTGCCTGCTTGCACTCAGCGTGCCCACCCTGGGCACGGAGCAGGGACGCCGGCTGCTCCTGTCCTACAGCACTGCCACCCTGGCCGTTGTTGTGGTGCCcaacatcctggccaacgtgggtGCAGCCGGGCAGGTGCTGAGGTGTGTCACCGAGGGTTCCCTGGAGAGTCTGCTCAACACCACTCAACAGCTGCACGCAGCATCAAGGACTCTGGGCCCCGCAGGCCAGGCAGGCGGCCGGGGCTTGACATTTGAGGCCCAGGACAATGGCTCTGCCTTCTACCTTCACATGCTCAGGGTCACTCAGCAGGTCCTGGAGGATTTCTCTGGCCTGGAGTCCCTGGCCCGGGCAGCAGCACTAGGGACCCAGCGAGTGGTCACAGTGCTGTTTATGCTGGGCCTCCTGGTGGAGTCGGCATGGTACCTCCATTGCTACCTGACAGACCTGCGGTTTGACAATATCTACGCCACACAACAGCTGACCCAGCGGTTGGCACAGGCCCAGGCTACACACCTGGTGGCCCCTCCACCCACCTGGCTGCTCCAGGCGGCTCGGCTGAGGCTGTCACAGGAGGAGCTGTTGAGTTGTCTTCTAAGGCTGGGGCTGCTTGCCCTCCTCCTGGTGGCCACGGCTGTGGCAGTGGCCACAGACCATGTAGCCTTCCTCCTGGCACAGGCGACCGTGGACTGGGCTCAGAAGTTGCCAACTGTGCCCATCACGCTCACGGTCAAGTACGAT gTGGCATACACTGTCCTGGGCTTCATCCCTTTCCTCTTCAACCAGCCGCCCCCGGAGAGCCCCTTCCTCTCTGTCCACAGCTCCTACCAATGGGAGCTCGGCCTCACCTCCGCCCGCTGCCCACTGCTACCCGCCCGGCGTCCCCGCGCGGCCGCCCCGCTGGCCGCGGGGGCCCTGCAGCTCCTGGCGGGCTCCACGGTGCTCCTGGAGGCCTACGCCCGCCGCCTGCGCCACGCCATCGCCGCTTCCTTCTTCACAGCCCAGGAGGCGAGGAGGGTCCGCCACCTGCACGCCCGGCTTCAGCGAAGACACGACAGGCACCAAGGCCAGCAGCTGTCCCTGGGGGCTCCTTCCT GCCCCACACCCAGACCTGCCTGCAAGCCTCCGGCATGGATAGACTGCAGGCTGGATGCCTTG AGAACCGagagcagagagggagaggggaaagagCTTTGGAGTTGCAGAGACCTGAGTTGTAGCCTCGGTCCTGTGCCACctccctgtgtgaccttgggtaggtCACTTCACCGCTCTGAGCTTCGGCTTCCACCTCTGCATAACGACTGCATATTTACCATTGATGGGACCTGTTTCCCACGCAGGGATGTGGTCAGGATGGAAGGAAATACTGGGCGTGATAGGCCTGGATAA